The Aspergillus flavus chromosome 2, complete sequence region ATCGACCGGATCCAAGATACACTTGATCCGGTATAACCAGGTTAGGAAGCATAGAGCAAGTTTCATTTGCTAAATTCTTTTACATACAGAGTTCATCATTATCACATAGTTTCCAGTATTCATTAAGTAACCCAATCCCATGACCCAGACATAAACATAGCATAAGGTTGTTAACCGTGACGAATTGATTCATTCAACCTCATACAATACCCTATCTTACCCATTAGCCATCTTCCTAGGAAGACTAACACGTAAATAAGGAAGTAAAACGAACCTAACACTCCTCGGCACAAAGCTCCAAGACCTCATCCGAATTACTCTGGCAAACCTTCACCTGGCTACCGCCGGGTGAAACGCCCTGTGGCCAGCAGATAGAAGGACAGGAGGTGTCGGATGGCTTGATGACCACTGCGCTGCCAGAGAAAGGGTCACCGAAGACATCGGACATGTCGTACCACACGCCGGCGTTGTCAAGCGTGTAGGCGTAGTTCAGCTGGGGACTGCCGTTGTAGAGACCGTTGTCGACGGTGGTGATCTTCAGGGAGACGCCGCCGGAGGCATCGTCGTGGCGGAAGGGCTCGCTGTAGGACTTGCCTGGTTCGACGGTCTGCTTGGGACCAACGGAGCCACCGACGGACCAGACGTAGACGGGGTGGTCGCAGGAGTTCTTGACCACTGCGTTGCCCACGGCGGCTGCCAGGGGGGTCAGGGCCAGGAGGGAGAGGGCTTTGAGCTGCATTTTGTCTTGGATTGGGTTAAGTAAGGAAATGATGGAGAGGGATGATGTTTGTTGAATGTGAGGTTTGGGGTGGTGGCAAGGCCGTGCATTTATAGGTTTTCTGATGGCCCAGGTTTTCAGAGGGAgctttttgcctttctcctcttgggGCTCAAGAGAGGAGAGTGAACGCTATGCTATCGGGTCTTTTTCCACACCGCTTATCCCAAGGTACCCTGCTCTAGTCATGATGGGCAGGTGGTCTGACGGAGGTTAGCTAACCTGATGTCACTACCCGAGTCGGAAGTATGATAACTGAGACAATGTAGTAGGGAAAGATCGCTTGGCCCTGTACGAACAGTGGAGACCTTCAGCAAAACCAAGTGAGACAGTTACATCTGGGGTATCATCGCTCGCATACATCCGCCGTAGACGAAGAGAGGTACCCAGAGGCGATGCATTAGTCGTTCAGACTAGATCCGGGTTGACAATGCCTGGTTGGCGATGTCTCAGGGTCATTGCAGTAGTTCGCCTCGCATGGAAGCGACGGTGATACCAAGTACACTAAGT contains the following coding sequences:
- a CDS encoding bys1-like family protein: MQLKALSLLALTPLAAAVGNAVVKNSCDHPVYVWSVGGSVGPKQTVEPGKSYSEPFRHDDASGGVSLKITTVDNGLYNGSPQLNYAYTLDNAGVWYDMSDVFGDPFSGSAVVIKPSDTSCPSICWPQGVSPGGSQVKVCQSNSDEVLELCAEEC